CAACTATTTCATCAACGGCGTCAGTTGAGGCGGTAAAAAAAGCAATTAATATCTTCAACCAAATCAAACCGCAAATCAATACGGCATGGACAAAGGGGTCTTGATCATGAGCAGATTTTGGAAAGAATTTTCTAAAGGATTATGGACCGATCTTGCTCCATTTAAAATAGTACTTGGTCTTTGTCCTATTCTGGCGGTTACTAAGAGTGCCGATAACGGATTTGGAATGGGAATAGCTGTAATTTTTGTCCTGACACTTTCAAATATCTTTGTATCAGCTGTAAGAAAAATAATTCCTGCAAAAGTTCGAATTGCCTGCTTCATTGTTATCGCGGCTTCATTAGTTGTCGCGGTTGAATTACTGATGCAGGCATATGCATATCCGCTCTACCAGCAACTTGGTATTTTTGTTCCGCTCATTGTTGTTAACTGCATCATTCTCGGACGCGCGGAAGCATTTGCATCTAAAAATACTGTACTTCTTTCGGCTGCAGATGGATTAGGAATAGGGATTGGGTACACAATGTCTCTTACAGTTCTCGGAAGCCTGCGTGAACTTTTCGGGTATGGAACTCTTTTCGGTATTCAAATCATGCCTGAAACTTTTAAGCCCTTTAAATTTATGATTGAAGCTCCGGGGGCATTTGTCTGCCTTGGAATCCTTTTAGCTGCTATGAACGCTTTTACAAACAGCCAGAGACACAAAAAAGGACAAGCCGTGCTTGATAACCCTACCCACGATTGTAAAACATGCGGCATATGCGGACAGTAAATTAATAACTACGCACTGAGAGATCAGCATATGAAAGAATATTTCCTCCTTTTCATATCAGCCATATTTGTAAACAACATTGTTCTGGCCCAATACCTCGGCAATTGTCCGTTTATCGGGACATCCAAAAATATCTCAGTTGCAATAGGCATGGGCAGCGCAGTTGTTTTTGTTGCCACAATGGCGGCTTCCATAACATGGGCTGTCCAGCAATATCTACTAGCCCCGCTCGGACTGGAGTATCTGCAAACCTTAACTTTTATTCTGGTCATTGCTGCTCTGGTACAATTCGTTGAAATGTTTTTAAAAAAAGCTGTCCCTCCGCTATATAAAGCCCTCGGAATATTTCTACCGCTGATCACAACCAACTGCGCTGTTATGGGGATAGCTATTATCTGCCAACGTGAAGAATTTACTTTTGTTAAAACTGTAGCGTTTTCTTTTGCATCAGGGCTCGGTTTCATGCTCGCATTAATTGTATTATCTGCAATACGTGAAAAAATAGAAGTTTCCAGAGTACCTGAGGCTCTAAAAGGAACACCAGTTGCTTTAATTATGGTAGGCCTAATGTCCTTAGCATTTTTTGCGTTCAAAGGAATGATCTGATGAAATCACCAGCAGACCTAGGCAGAACAAAATGATCACATCATCAATACTTGTTCTTTTCGGATTAGGTTTTGTCGCGGCTGTAATTCTTGCTGTGGCTTCTAAAATTCTATTTGTAAAAGAAGATCCACGCATAGCTCTCCTGGAAGATGTTCTTCCAGGAGTCAACTGCGGTGGGTGCGGTTACGCCGGTTGCGGAGGGGCCGCCAACGCGGTTGTTGAGGGTAAATCAGGATCCAATGTCTGCGTAATCGGAGGGCTTGAGACGGCTAAGGCAGTTGCGGCAGTAATGGGTCTTGAAGTAGTAGAAATGGAACCGGAGCTGGCATTCCGAGACTGCACCGGAGGCCTTCGCGCTGAAGAGCTGTACCATTACGAAGGAGCTAAGGATTGTCGCGCACAGGCTCTCCTCTACGAAGGAAGCAAAACTTGCCCTGAAGGGTGCTTAGGGTTTGGTACATGCGTATCCGTCTGCCCGTTTGATGCAATTCATATGGGGCCAGAAGGTTTACCTGTTGTTGATCCTCTTGCTTGCAAATCTTGCAGAAAATGCGTCGATGCATGCCCGCGTAATGTCCTTTCGATTATATCCATGAGTGAAAGGCTCCTTCATCAGGAAGAAGTCAACGATTGCCTTGCGCCGTGCCGTCAAAAATGTCCGGGACAGATTAATATTCCTAAATACATTGAGCTGGCAAGAAAAGGTGATTACGCAGGAGCAGTAAACACAATTCGTGAACGTAATCCATTACTTCTTGTATGCGGTCGAATATGCCCCCGTCCCTGTGAAGCTGATTGTCGTAGAGCACATGTTGATGAGCCTGTAGGAATCAATATGATCAAAAGATTTGTTGCAGACTGGGAAATGAAAAACAATCTTCGCCTCGAAATTCCATGCGCCCAAAAGACTGGTCATAAAGTTGCCATTATCGGCGGAGGTCCGGCCGGACTTTCCTGTGCTTACTTCCTGCGCAGACTCGGGCACAGCCCTACAATTTTTGAATCAATGCCGAAACTTGGCGGACAACTCCGCTACGGTATACCAGAATACAGGCTGCCTAAAAAAGATTTAGAATGGGAAATTCAAGGTATTCTCGACTTAGGAATGGAAGTTTACACAGATGTACAATTCGGAATAGACTTCACAATACAAAGCCTAGAGGAAGATGGATTTGAAGCGTTCTTCATGGGACTTGGTGCATGGTCTAGCGGTAACCTGAGAATTGAAGGAGAAGAAGCAGAAGGTGTCCTTAGCGGAATAGAAATGCTCACATCTATAGGCCTTAACAACCCTCCTGAAATAGGCCCGAAGGTTTTAGTTATTGGAGGCGGCAGCACTGCAATAGATACAGCAAGAACAAGCATAAGGCTCGGATGTGATGTTACTATAATCTATCGCCGTACTCAAAATGAAATGCCGGCCCATGTTGATGAGATTAAAGATGCGCAGGAAGAAGGTGTTAAGTTTATTTTTTTAACAGCCCCTATTCAGGTTGTTATAGATGAATATGGCCAAGCCTCCCACCTTGAATGTATAAAGATGAAACTTGGCAACCCCGATGATTCAGGGCGCTGCAGACCTGTTCCGATAGAAGGAACGGAGATCAGATACCCTGCCGATACTATTATCTCTGCGATTGGACAAAAACCTTCACTCTCCTGCTTTTACTCTGAAGATTCAGAAGAATGTCCAATCGATTTCACACGTTGGAAAACAGTAAATGCCGATCCGGACACACTACAAACATCTGTCCCCAATGTTTTTGCAGGAGGAGACCTGTTCAGCGGACCTGATCTTGTTATTTCAGCAGTTGGAGCAGGACGCAGGGCTGCGCGGTCTATCCACTTTTTATTAACAAAAGGCAAAATACCTGTAGCCGATAATATTATGCGGAAGTTAATTCCTTATACACTATTCAAAGATGTGGACGGACTTAATAATAAATGTCGTGTCCCGATGCCTCATCTTTGCGAGGGGGCTTACCGGATTTCGACGTTCAGGGAAGTAGAAGGAACGTTATCCGAAGAACAGCTTAAGCAGGAAGCATCACGTTGTCTAAGGTGTGGTTTGATATGTTATGATAGAGATGTTTCCCTTGCTGATATTGTGACAGCAAGGGTAGGAGAAAAAGTAGAATAGTAAGAAAATCAAGTTCTAAAAGATAACCAAGCATAAAAAAAGGCGCGAAGAGTAACCACTCTTCACGCCTAAACTTTTTATTTTCAAATCATAAACTTTATTTCTGGAGGCCGGACTGAACATCCTTAAGAATTTCCTGAACCTTGGCAAGTTTGGCCTGTTCTTCAGGAGTGAGTTGCTGACTGATATAATTAGCTTTCTGAGTCATTTCATCAATCATACCATCCATAATAATATGTCTTGTCTTCAAAGGAAGTTTTTCAAGCTCTACAAGTCTGTTATCAACAGTTGTCATCTGAGTATTCAGAGTTTCAACCTGTCCGCGAACGCCCTGAAGATCTTTAACTTCAGTAGCTAAGTTACTTAAATTTTGGTTTAGGCCATAAAAAAAGACTACGAGAAGAACAATCGCCATGAATGATATGATGACTGCTACTTTTCCCATATCTTTCTGAGCTGATTCGCCAATTCCCGCTGCGAAATTCTGCTCTGTTGTTTCCTCTTTTTTCTGATAGTCTTCGATCTGATGTATTTTTTCAGATGCTGCACTCATTTTTATTTCCTCCTAACTAGTCATGTTTAAAACCGATAAATAGAATAAGTGAAGGATGATTTCAAAGCAAGAAAATATCCATATTTAAAAATATCCTTGTATCCATAGGGCCCGTAATTTCTGGCATAAAAGATCTGATTTTGCAACTTCTTATCATTAATAATTTCTTGTGAACATCTTAAATCAATCACAATTTTATCCACTTATATTATCATTCAGTTTTAAACACACTCCCATATTCATAATATTACTTAATAAAACTTTACCGAATCTAAATATTGGTTCATAAATTGCATATCCCCCACCAGAACAAATAAGTGCGGAAAATATTTCTCGTCTAAAATTTCAGGAGCATGATATGATTAACTCTGCAAGTATGCTAGCAAGCGGAACAGCTGGAAGTTATTTTTCAAACATCGCAAATGAATCTTCTAATACTGCGACTTCTACCCCTCAAATTACAAAAGATATGACTCCAAGCCAAATTCGCAGGCAACTCCAGATGCAGTTTGCATCTCAAAGTTTTGGACTTAATTCAGGTGAACAGCAACAAATAGGTTCATACTTTTCACAGATTAATAATATTTATGGAGTGGACGACAGTAAGCTTCGTAAGCAGGAAGAAGCAGAATTCAAAGAGCTGAAATCACAATTAGACGACATTTACGGACTTTCCGGTGAGCCTAAAAAATTGACTGCTGAAGAACAGAACAAGGTAGATGAAATCCAAGAAGAATTGGATAAACTCTATGATATTCTTCCCACAAAAGAACCAGAAGGTTCTGATATAAAAAGAGCTGAAAGCCTTAAATGGGAACTTAAAAAACTATATTACCCTGAGGGAAAAGTTTTAACCGCTGCAGAAAAAAAAGTTGAATCTTCTATCCAGTCTGAACTTAAAGAATTATTCGGCATTAATGGCCCGAAAACTCTAACGGATGAAGAACAAGTAACTGCAGATGAACTAAGAAAACAAATAGATGAAATACAGGGCA
This genomic interval from Desulfovibrio sp. UCD-KL4C contains the following:
- the rsxE gene encoding electron transport complex subunit RsxE, with product MSRFWKEFSKGLWTDLAPFKIVLGLCPILAVTKSADNGFGMGIAVIFVLTLSNIFVSAVRKIIPAKVRIACFIVIAASLVVAVELLMQAYAYPLYQQLGIFVPLIVVNCIILGRAEAFASKNTVLLSAADGLGIGIGYTMSLTVLGSLRELFGYGTLFGIQIMPETFKPFKFMIEAPGAFVCLGILLAAMNAFTNSQRHKKGQAVLDNPTHDCKTCGICGQ
- a CDS encoding RnfABCDGE type electron transport complex subunit A; its protein translation is MKEYFLLFISAIFVNNIVLAQYLGNCPFIGTSKNISVAIGMGSAVVFVATMAASITWAVQQYLLAPLGLEYLQTLTFILVIAALVQFVEMFLKKAVPPLYKALGIFLPLITTNCAVMGIAIICQREEFTFVKTVAFSFASGLGFMLALIVLSAIREKIEVSRVPEALKGTPVALIMVGLMSLAFFAFKGMI
- a CDS encoding FAD-dependent oxidoreductase — its product is MITSSILVLFGLGFVAAVILAVASKILFVKEDPRIALLEDVLPGVNCGGCGYAGCGGAANAVVEGKSGSNVCVIGGLETAKAVAAVMGLEVVEMEPELAFRDCTGGLRAEELYHYEGAKDCRAQALLYEGSKTCPEGCLGFGTCVSVCPFDAIHMGPEGLPVVDPLACKSCRKCVDACPRNVLSIISMSERLLHQEEVNDCLAPCRQKCPGQINIPKYIELARKGDYAGAVNTIRERNPLLLVCGRICPRPCEADCRRAHVDEPVGINMIKRFVADWEMKNNLRLEIPCAQKTGHKVAIIGGGPAGLSCAYFLRRLGHSPTIFESMPKLGGQLRYGIPEYRLPKKDLEWEIQGILDLGMEVYTDVQFGIDFTIQSLEEDGFEAFFMGLGAWSSGNLRIEGEEAEGVLSGIEMLTSIGLNNPPEIGPKVLVIGGGSTAIDTARTSIRLGCDVTIIYRRTQNEMPAHVDEIKDAQEEGVKFIFLTAPIQVVIDEYGQASHLECIKMKLGNPDDSGRCRPVPIEGTEIRYPADTIISAIGQKPSLSCFYSEDSEECPIDFTRWKTVNADPDTLQTSVPNVFAGGDLFSGPDLVISAVGAGRRAARSIHFLLTKGKIPVADNIMRKLIPYTLFKDVDGLNNKCRVPMPHLCEGAYRISTFREVEGTLSEEQLKQEASRCLRCGLICYDRDVSLADIVTARVGEKVE